The Lycium ferocissimum isolate CSIRO_LF1 chromosome 1, AGI_CSIRO_Lferr_CH_V1, whole genome shotgun sequence genome includes a region encoding these proteins:
- the LOC132058985 gene encoding uncharacterized protein LOC132058985, whose translation MSSHPDPPITPDSPTQDSNPPPPPSTAPPPQQQQPRRFPPPCWTQEETLALITAYRDRWYALRRGYLRTADWDAVATAVTTNCPDVTPPKTSAQCRHKMEKLRQRYRAEKQRSLNTPNNGRFFSSWFFYDNMDAMENGTTVQAIRSEKQQQQQQQQGVGVVNVANIDDGYALKSMIDQNLLKLKIKNGGNVNLNNTMEDLPPHPHPNFMFNVSKNNPNPERSNFVNRVPNGYYMGGSNLEEERRHDLEFRVKNGISMKGRRTGRFGDVNGFDHKGGNFGMNNPSFDCDEGSEYNGSSNASDGFHIRSNMGVSSSRRSYNSGNVEQQQPNLGYSKFGGKKGGGVGAKRGRDPMEEMVLSIKLLGEGFIKMEKMKMEMAREVEQMRMEMEMKRNEMILESQKQIVDAFVKVLSEVNKNKNVKTASPES comes from the coding sequence ATGTCATCCCACCCTGACCCTCCCATCACCCCAGATTCACCCACCCAAGATTcaaaccccccacccccaccatcAACAGCCCCcccaccacaacaacaacaacctcgtAGATTCCCACCACCATGTTGGACACAAGAAGAAACCCTCGCCTTAATCACCGCATACCGTGACCGTTGGTACGCACTCCGCCGCGGCTACCTCCGTACCGCAGACTGGGACGCAGTTGCCACCGCAGTAACAACCAATTGCCCTGACGTAACTCCACCAAAAACATCCGCTCAATGTCGACACAAAATGGAAAAACTACGTCAACGTTACCGTGCTGAAAAACAACGTTCCCTTAATACCCCTAATAATGGTAGGTTTTTTTCATCTTGGTTTTTTTATGATAATATGGATGCTATGGAAAATGGTACAACTGTACAAGCTATTAGATCTGAAAAACAACAGCAGCAGCAACAGCAACAAGGGGTTGGGGTtgttaatgttgctaatatTGATGATGGGTACGCGTTAAAATCGATGATAGATCAGAATTTACTGAAATTGAAAATCAAGAATGGGGGGAATGTGAATTTGAACAATACTATGGAAGATTTGCCACCACACCCGCATCCGAATTTCATGTTTAATGTATCGAAAAACAACCCAAACCCCGAAAGGAGTAATTTTGTTAATAGGGTTCCGAACGGGTATTATATGGGAGGATCTAACTTAGAGGAGGAACGACGACATGATCTTGAGTTTCGCGTAAAAAATGGGATTTCGATGAAAGGGAGGCGAACGGGGCGATTTGGAGATGTAAATGGATTTGATCATAAAGGTGGGAACTTTGGAATGAATAATCCGAGTTTTGATTGTGATGAAGGGAGTGAATATAATGGAAGTAGTAATGCTAGTGACGGGTTTCATATTAGGAGTAATATGGGTGTTTCGAGTTCGAGAAGAAGTTATAATAGTGGGAATgttgaacaacaacaacctaatCTTGGTTACTCGAAATTCGGGGGGAAGAAGGGGGGTGGTGTTGGGGCGAAGAGGGGGAGGGATCCGATGGAAGAGATGGTTTTATCGATTAAGTTGTTAGGCGAAGGGTTTATTAAGATGGAGAAAATGAAGATGGAAATGGCAAGGGAAGTGGAACAGATGAGAATGGAGATGGAGATGAAACGGAACGAGATGATACTCGAATCGCAAAAGCAAATCGTGGATGCGTTCGTGAAGGTATTGAGTGAGGTTAACAAAAACAAGAATGTGAAGACTGCTTCACCTGAATCATAG